The Halopseudomonas sabulinigri genome window below encodes:
- a CDS encoding encapsulin-associated ferritin-like protein, giving the protein MSNEGYHEPVAELSDETRDMHRAVVSLMEELEAVDWYNQRVDACKDEELKAVLIHNRDEEKEHAAMTIEWIRRRDPVFDEQLRDYLFTEKKLGKH; this is encoded by the coding sequence ATGTCGAACGAAGGTTATCATGAACCCGTTGCCGAGCTGAGCGATGAAACCCGCGATATGCACCGCGCCGTGGTATCACTGATGGAAGAACTGGAAGCGGTGGACTGGTACAACCAGCGCGTCGATGCGTGCAAGGATGAAGAGCTCAAGGCGGTGCTGATCCATAACCGCGATGAAGAAAAGGAACACGCCGCGATGACCATCGAGTGGATTCGTCGGCGCGACCCGGTGTTCGATGAACAGCTGCGCGACTATCTGTTTACCGAGAAGAAACTCGGCAAGCATTGA
- a CDS encoding class I SAM-dependent rRNA methyltransferase — translation MTLPSLRLKHNADRRIRGGHLWVFSNEVDTAQTPLTELQAGQEVQLETSTGKPLGLVCVSPNNLICARLHSRDSSHVLDKSLLVHRFKVALSLRERLFDKPFYRLVYGESDLLPGLVVDRFGDYFVVQIGTPGMERVRDDVVAALVQVFKPQAVLFKNDSGARKLEGLESYVADAFGVMPELVALEENGVAFQAPVRDGQKTGWFYDHRANRARLAPYVAGKRVLDLYSYIGGWGVQAAAFGASEVMCVDSSAPALDRVEANAELNGVAEKMVVVEGDVMAALKELKNAGERFDVVIADPPAFIKKRKDIRNGEAAYRRLNEQAMRLLNKDGILVSASCSMHLEEDKLKEALLGASRHLDRNLTITERGFQGADHPLHPAIPETGYIKSLFCRVTPV, via the coding sequence ATGACACTGCCAAGCCTGCGTCTTAAACACAATGCCGACAGACGCATTCGCGGAGGCCATTTGTGGGTCTTCAGTAACGAGGTGGATACCGCCCAGACGCCGCTGACCGAGCTGCAGGCCGGCCAGGAAGTGCAGCTGGAAACCTCGACCGGCAAGCCGCTGGGCCTGGTGTGCGTGAGCCCCAACAACCTGATCTGCGCCCGTCTGCACAGCCGTGACAGCAGCCACGTGCTGGACAAGTCACTGCTGGTGCACCGCTTCAAGGTGGCGCTGAGCCTGCGCGAGCGGCTGTTCGACAAGCCATTCTACCGCTTGGTGTACGGCGAATCTGACCTGCTGCCGGGCCTAGTAGTTGATCGATTTGGCGATTATTTTGTGGTGCAGATTGGTACACCCGGGATGGAGCGCGTGCGTGACGACGTAGTCGCGGCGCTGGTGCAGGTGTTCAAGCCGCAAGCGGTGCTGTTCAAGAATGACAGCGGCGCACGCAAGCTGGAGGGCCTGGAGTCCTACGTGGCAGATGCGTTCGGCGTGATGCCAGAGCTGGTCGCGCTGGAAGAGAATGGCGTGGCTTTTCAGGCGCCGGTGCGTGACGGTCAGAAAACCGGCTGGTTTTACGATCACCGCGCCAATCGCGCGCGGCTGGCGCCCTATGTGGCGGGCAAGCGGGTGTTGGACCTGTACAGCTATATCGGCGGCTGGGGCGTTCAGGCCGCGGCTTTCGGTGCCAGCGAAGTGATGTGTGTCGATAGCTCTGCTCCGGCGCTGGACCGCGTGGAGGCCAACGCCGAGCTCAATGGCGTGGCGGAAAAAATGGTGGTGGTAGAAGGCGATGTGATGGCTGCGCTGAAGGAGCTGAAAAACGCCGGTGAGCGCTTTGATGTGGTTATCGCTGATCCGCCGGCCTTCATCAAGAAGCGCAAGGACATCCGCAACGGCGAAGCGGCGTACCGGCGCTTGAACGAGCAAGCCATGCGTTTGCTCAACAAGGACGGTATTCTGGTCTCGGCGTCCTGCTCGATGCACCTGGAAGAAGACAAGCTGAAAGAAGCCCTGCTCGGCGCCAGCCGCCACCTGGACCGCAACTTGACGATCACCGAGCGCGGCTTTCAGGGCGCCGACCACCCGCTGCATCCGGCAATCCCTGAAACCGGTTACATCAAGTCGTTGTTCTGCCGGGTGACGCCCGTCTGA
- the ptsP gene encoding phosphoenolpyruvate--protein phosphotransferase gives MLNTLRRIVQEVNSARDLAAALDIIVQRVREAMGTEVCSVYLLNPEIGRYVLMATEGLNKDAVRAVTLATNEGLIGYVGTREEPVNLEDAASHPRFRYFAETGEERYASFLGVPIIHHRRVMGVLVIQQKERRQFDEGEEAFLVTMSAQLAGVIAHAEATGAIGGLGWGGEVVQDTRFDGVAGAPGVAIGHAVVILPPADLKAVPDKQAKDIEAEIRLFRGALDSVRADMQTLSSKLSSQLRPEELALFDVYLMMLDDAALGNEVIKGIRAGQWAQGALREVVSAHVGRFELMDDPYLRERAADVKDLGRRILAYLQAVGQQDLVFPEHTILVSEELSPVMLGQVPKEKLVGLVSVLGSGSSHVAILARAMGIPTVMGAVDLPYTRVDGMELIVDGNRGEVYTNPSHELRRQYLELVREERELVQGLEKLRDVPCVTPDGHRMPLLVNTGLLADVARSLDRGAEGVGLYRTEVPFMIQDRFPSEKEQQATYREQLEAFHPLPVTMRSLDIGGDKALTYFPIKEDNPFLGWRGIRVTLDHPEIFLVQTRAMLKASQGLNNLRIMLPMISSLFEVEEALHLIHRAYGEVLDEGVDVPMPPVGVMIEVPAAVYQARELIQMVDFLSVGTNDLTQYLLAVDRNNPRVADLYHSLHPAVLQALLKVAAACREAGKPMSVCGEMAGDPAAAVLLMAMGCDVLSMNATNLPKVKWLLRQIKLTDAKALLDEVIELDNPHLILSTLHLALRRMGLGKVLSQAR, from the coding sequence ATGCTCAACACGCTGCGTCGAATTGTTCAGGAGGTCAACTCTGCCAGAGATCTGGCAGCCGCTCTGGACATTATCGTGCAGCGGGTTCGTGAGGCCATGGGCACCGAGGTGTGCTCGGTTTATCTGCTCAATCCCGAGATCGGCCGTTACGTACTGATGGCCACCGAAGGTCTCAACAAGGATGCGGTCCGCGCCGTGACCCTGGCCACCAACGAAGGTTTGATCGGTTACGTGGGTACCCGCGAAGAACCGGTCAACCTCGAAGACGCCGCTTCCCACCCGCGCTTTCGCTACTTTGCCGAAACCGGCGAAGAACGCTATGCCTCTTTCCTTGGTGTGCCCATCATTCACCACCGCCGCGTCATGGGCGTGCTGGTTATTCAGCAGAAAGAGCGCCGTCAGTTCGATGAGGGCGAAGAAGCCTTTCTGGTCACCATGAGCGCGCAACTGGCGGGCGTTATTGCCCACGCGGAAGCCACCGGCGCCATCGGCGGGCTCGGCTGGGGCGGCGAAGTGGTACAGGACACGCGCTTCGACGGCGTTGCTGGTGCCCCCGGGGTTGCCATAGGCCATGCCGTGGTAATACTGCCGCCAGCCGACCTCAAGGCCGTGCCAGACAAGCAGGCCAAGGATATCGAGGCCGAAATTCGGCTGTTCCGCGGCGCACTCGACAGCGTGCGCGCCGATATGCAAACGCTGTCCAGCAAGCTGTCCAGCCAGTTGCGGCCGGAGGAGCTGGCGCTGTTCGACGTCTATCTGATGATGCTGGACGACGCTGCCCTGGGTAACGAGGTGATCAAGGGTATTCGTGCCGGCCAGTGGGCCCAGGGGGCGCTGCGCGAAGTGGTCAGCGCCCACGTCGGTCGCTTTGAATTGATGGATGATCCCTATCTGCGTGAGCGCGCGGCCGATGTGAAAGACCTGGGCCGCCGTATTCTGGCCTACCTGCAGGCGGTGGGGCAGCAGGATCTGGTGTTTCCGGAACATACCATTCTGGTCAGTGAAGAGCTGTCGCCGGTGATGCTGGGCCAGGTACCCAAGGAGAAGCTGGTCGGCCTGGTTTCGGTGCTGGGCTCGGGTAGCTCGCACGTAGCCATTCTGGCCCGCGCCATGGGAATTCCCACGGTGATGGGGGCGGTCGATCTGCCCTATACCCGGGTAGACGGTATGGAGCTGATCGTCGATGGCAACCGCGGCGAGGTCTATACCAACCCGTCGCACGAGCTGAGACGTCAGTATCTTGAGCTGGTGCGCGAAGAGCGTGAGCTGGTGCAGGGGCTGGAGAAACTGCGCGATGTGCCCTGCGTCACCCCCGACGGGCATCGCATGCCGCTGCTGGTGAACACCGGCTTGTTGGCCGATGTGGCGCGCTCGCTGGACCGTGGCGCCGAGGGCGTGGGGCTGTATCGCACCGAAGTGCCCTTCATGATTCAGGATCGCTTTCCCAGTGAGAAGGAGCAGCAGGCTACCTATCGCGAGCAGCTCGAAGCCTTTCATCCACTGCCGGTGACCATGCGCTCGCTCGACATTGGCGGCGACAAGGCGCTGACCTATTTCCCGATCAAGGAGGATAACCCCTTCCTCGGTTGGCGGGGGATTCGGGTTACCCTGGATCACCCCGAGATTTTCCTGGTGCAGACCCGCGCCATGCTCAAGGCCAGTCAGGGCTTGAACAATCTGCGCATCATGCTGCCGATGATCAGTAGTCTGTTCGAGGTGGAAGAAGCGCTGCACCTGATTCACCGCGCCTACGGTGAAGTGCTGGATGAGGGCGTGGATGTGCCCATGCCGCCGGTGGGTGTGATGATCGAGGTGCCCGCCGCCGTGTATCAGGCGCGCGAGCTGATCCAGATGGTCGATTTTCTATCGGTTGGCACCAACGACCTGACGCAGTATCTGTTGGCAGTGGATCGCAACAACCCACGCGTGGCGGACCTTTACCATTCGTTGCATCCCGCGGTGCTGCAGGCTTTGCTCAAGGTCGCCGCAGCCTGCCGGGAGGCCGGCAAGCCGATGAGTGTGTGCGGCGAGATGGCCGGTGATCCGGCGGCGGCTGTGTTGCTGATGGCGATGGGCTGCGATGTGCTGTCGATGAACGCGACCAACCTGCCCAAGGTGAAGTGGTTGCTGCGTCAGATCAAACTGACTGACGCCAAGGCGCTGCTGGATGAGGTGATAGAGCTTGATAACCCGCATCTGATTCTCAGCACCCTGCACCTGGCATTGCGCCGTATGGGGCTTGGCAAGGTACTTAGTCAGGCGCGCTGA
- a CDS encoding HDOD domain-containing protein — protein MTTELTDQQITSALQGISVPPQPQIMVDLQMEQVMPDPDLKAIARLISQDPGLSGSLLKIVNSPFFGLANRITSIQQAVNLLGVSRVINIVNAQSIRGELTDENIVNLNRFWDSAQDIAMTCMTLAKRIGCVEPDEAYALGLFHNCGIPLMLSRFPYYIEVMEDSYAQDQARIVDIENQRMNTNHAVIGYYTAKSWLLPRHLCEAIASHHNAQQLFLAPGSGDATQKNLLAILKMAEHICQAYRVLGNQKVDHEWNAVGHAILEYVGLSEYDFENLEAICQELTATGEGRYYQD, from the coding sequence ATGACCACGGAGCTAACGGATCAGCAAATAACCAGCGCGCTGCAAGGCATCAGCGTGCCGCCCCAGCCGCAGATCATGGTTGACCTGCAGATGGAGCAGGTCATGCCCGACCCTGACCTCAAGGCCATCGCCCGGCTGATCAGCCAGGACCCGGGGCTATCCGGCAGCCTGCTGAAGATCGTCAACTCGCCGTTCTTTGGTCTGGCCAACCGCATCACCTCGATTCAGCAGGCGGTCAATCTGTTGGGCGTCAGCCGGGTCATCAATATCGTCAACGCGCAGTCCATTCGCGGCGAGCTGACCGATGAAAACATCGTCAACCTCAACCGCTTCTGGGATAGCGCGCAGGATATCGCCATGACCTGCATGACGCTGGCCAAGCGCATTGGCTGCGTCGAACCCGATGAAGCCTACGCATTGGGCCTGTTTCATAACTGCGGTATCCCGCTGATGCTCAGCCGCTTCCCTTACTACATCGAGGTAATGGAAGATTCCTACGCGCAGGATCAGGCACGTATCGTCGATATTGAAAACCAGCGTATGAACACCAACCACGCGGTGATCGGCTACTACACCGCCAAATCCTGGCTGCTGCCGCGCCATCTGTGCGAGGCCATCGCCAGCCACCACAACGCGCAACAGCTGTTCCTCGCGCCCGGCAGCGGCGACGCCACTCAGAAAAACCTGCTGGCCATTCTGAAAATGGCCGAGCACATCTGCCAGGCCTATCGCGTGCTCGGCAACCAGAAGGTCGATCACGAATGGAACGCCGTAGGTCACGCCATTCTCGAATACGTCGGCCTGTCCGAGTACGACTTTGAGAACCTCGAAGCCATCTGCCAGGAACTGACCGCTACCGGCGAAGGTCGCTACTACCAGGACTGA
- a CDS encoding histidinol-phosphatase → MSLAIFDLDNTLLGGDSDHAWGEFIVAQRIVDPEAYQAQNDRFFNDYLAGKLDIQVYLNFCLQLLGEHEPEQLDAWHQQFMAEKIMPIMLPKARELIEQHRAAGDTLMIITATNRFITAPIARALDIDILLATECERDGQRYTGRTTDVACFREGKVTRLQRWLLENNRSLEGSYFYSDSHNDLPLLSMVDHPVAVDPDDTLKAHAEAQGWPIISLR, encoded by the coding sequence TTGAGCCTTGCCATCTTTGATCTCGACAACACGCTGCTCGGCGGCGACAGTGACCACGCCTGGGGTGAATTCATCGTTGCCCAGCGCATCGTCGACCCGGAGGCCTATCAGGCCCAGAATGACCGCTTCTTCAATGACTATCTGGCCGGCAAGCTGGATATTCAGGTGTATCTGAACTTTTGCCTGCAACTGCTGGGCGAGCACGAACCCGAGCAGCTGGATGCCTGGCACCAGCAGTTCATGGCCGAGAAGATCATGCCGATCATGCTGCCCAAGGCGCGCGAGCTGATCGAGCAGCACCGGGCGGCCGGCGATACGCTGATGATCATCACCGCCACCAACCGCTTCATTACCGCCCCCATCGCCCGCGCACTGGACATTGACATCCTGCTGGCCACCGAATGCGAGCGCGATGGCCAGCGCTACACCGGCCGTACTACCGACGTTGCCTGCTTCCGTGAAGGCAAGGTAACGCGCCTGCAACGCTGGCTGCTGGAAAACAATCGCTCACTGGAGGGGAGTTACTTCTATAGCGACTCACACAACGACCTGCCGCTACTGAGCATGGTTGACCACCCGGTGGCCGTTGATCCGGACGACACGCTCAAGGCCCACGCTGAAGCGCAGGGCTGGCCGATCATCAGCTTGCGCTGA
- a CDS encoding TrkH family potassium uptake protein yields the protein MLRFVRPVLFVCGILILIMSGLMACVAAFAWWRQDPEMEVFLISCGITLSCGLFLVFSCRTPGFHLISRQLYLLTSLSWVLLSLVGALPLFFSHFQLSAVDAVFEAVSGITTTGSTVLSGIEHLAPSLLLWRSLLQWLGGLGVIGMAVSILPFLRIGGMRLFHTESSDWSDKSIPRIQSLARLLVVTYLTLTVACTTSYWLVGMTLFDAINHAMATVSTGGFATDDRSMGRFDAPVLWVSTLFMILSALPFTLLIAFARRPSLMLFKNQQVLGFLGILLAVTLLLTIDLIDLNLFTPYQAVTEAAFNLVSVITTTGFAAGDYTQWGTFSIALFFVVTFIGGCSGSTSGGMKVFRFQLSYLFLRTQIRKLIHPNGVFVTQYNGKPVQDDIILSAIAFSFLFFVTLAVVTLLLATMGLDLLTSLTAAATALTNVGPGLGEIIGPAGNFASLPDAAKWLLSLAMLMGRLELLTLMVLFTPMFWRG from the coding sequence ATGTTGCGGTTTGTACGTCCGGTATTGTTTGTCTGCGGGATTCTGATTCTGATCATGTCGGGCCTGATGGCCTGCGTGGCGGCGTTCGCCTGGTGGCGGCAGGATCCGGAGATGGAGGTTTTTCTGATCTCCTGCGGCATTACGCTGAGTTGCGGCCTGTTCCTGGTGTTCAGTTGCCGTACGCCCGGCTTTCACCTTATTTCCCGCCAGCTGTACCTGCTGACCAGCCTCAGCTGGGTGCTGTTGTCGCTGGTCGGCGCCTTGCCGTTGTTCTTCAGCCACTTTCAGCTTAGCGCGGTGGATGCCGTGTTTGAGGCGGTCTCGGGGATTACCACCACCGGCTCTACGGTGCTCAGCGGCATTGAACACCTCGCGCCCAGCCTGCTGCTGTGGCGCTCGCTGCTGCAGTGGCTGGGCGGCCTGGGTGTGATCGGCATGGCGGTGTCGATTCTGCCGTTTCTGCGTATTGGCGGCATGCGGCTGTTTCATACCGAATCGTCCGACTGGTCGGACAAGTCGATCCCACGTATTCAGTCCCTGGCGCGCCTGCTGGTCGTCACCTATCTCACGCTGACTGTCGCCTGTACTACCAGCTACTGGCTGGTGGGCATGACGCTGTTTGATGCCATCAACCATGCCATGGCAACGGTATCGACCGGCGGCTTTGCTACCGATGACCGCTCCATGGGCCGCTTTGATGCACCGGTGCTCTGGGTTTCTACCCTGTTCATGATCCTCAGTGCGTTGCCCTTTACCCTGTTGATTGCCTTTGCCCGGCGGCCATCGCTGATGCTGTTCAAGAACCAGCAGGTGCTGGGGTTTCTGGGTATTTTGCTGGCCGTGACCCTGTTGTTGACCATCGACCTGATCGACCTGAACCTGTTTACGCCCTACCAGGCGGTTACCGAGGCGGCTTTCAATCTGGTGTCGGTCATCACCACTACCGGGTTTGCCGCGGGGGATTACACCCAGTGGGGGACCTTCAGTATTGCGCTGTTTTTTGTGGTGACCTTTATTGGCGGCTGCTCGGGGTCGACCAGCGGCGGCATGAAGGTGTTTCGCTTCCAGCTCAGCTACCTGTTCCTGCGCACACAAATCCGCAAGCTGATTCACCCCAACGGCGTGTTCGTGACTCAGTACAACGGCAAGCCGGTGCAGGACGACATCATTCTGTCGGCCATTGCCTTTTCGTTTCTGTTCTTCGTCACGCTGGCGGTGGTGACGCTGCTGTTGGCGACGATGGGGCTGGATCTGTTGACCAGCCTTACCGCTGCGGCCACGGCGCTGACCAACGTGGGCCCTGGGCTGGGTGAAATTATTGGGCCGGCGGGCAACTTTGCCAGCCTGCCGGACGCCGCCAAGTGGTTGCTGTCGCTGGCGATGCTGATGGGGCGCTTGGAACTGTTGACGCTGATGGTACTCTTTACTCCCATGTTCTGGCGCGGCTGA
- the trkA gene encoding Trk system potassium transporter TrkA, whose translation MRIIVLGAGQVGRSLVEHLAGEANDITVVDIDKQRLQMVQERFDVKVLCAPASHPVTLSRAGAEDADMLVAVTNSDEINMIACQVAQSLFNVPRKIARVREPGYMEQGKALFAKVAVPVDVLINPEALVTQHLKKLIRYPGALQVINFAGGRAQLVALRALPGGALVGHEISALRDLLPSVEIRVAAIFRRDRSVVPRGDTVIEEGDEVFFVAAKSDIRAVMTELRRQEKPYKRIIIAGGGSIGARLAQTLESDYRVKLIEHDLPRCQWLSQQLQRTTVLHGSASDRELLIEESIEATDVFLAVTNDDEANIMASMLAKRMGARTVITLISNPAYAELVQGGAIDIAISPQQATIGALLTHVRKGDVVAVHSLRRGAAEAMEAVAHGDAQSSQVVGRRLDELALPSGTVVGAVVRGENVIIAHDSTVIEDGDHLIVFVPDQRDVPAVERLFQVGLTFLL comes from the coding sequence ATGCGAATCATAGTCTTGGGTGCCGGGCAGGTGGGCCGTAGTCTGGTCGAACACCTGGCCGGTGAAGCCAATGACATTACGGTGGTCGATATCGACAAGCAGCGACTGCAGATGGTGCAGGAGCGCTTTGACGTAAAGGTGCTGTGTGCGCCGGCCTCGCATCCGGTCACGCTGTCACGGGCGGGCGCGGAAGATGCCGATATGCTGGTGGCCGTGACCAACAGCGATGAAATCAACATGATTGCCTGTCAGGTCGCGCAATCGCTGTTCAATGTGCCGCGCAAGATCGCCCGCGTGCGTGAGCCGGGCTACATGGAGCAGGGCAAGGCGCTATTCGCCAAGGTGGCGGTGCCGGTGGACGTGCTGATCAACCCCGAGGCGCTGGTCACGCAGCATTTGAAAAAACTGATTCGTTACCCCGGCGCACTGCAGGTGATCAATTTCGCCGGCGGCCGGGCGCAGCTGGTGGCGCTGCGTGCGCTGCCGGGTGGCGCGCTGGTGGGGCACGAAATCTCGGCGCTGCGCGATCTGCTACCCTCGGTGGAAATTCGGGTAGCGGCCATCTTCCGTCGCGACCGCTCGGTAGTGCCACGCGGCGATACCGTGATCGAGGAAGGCGACGAGGTGTTCTTCGTGGCCGCCAAATCGGACATTCGGGCGGTCATGACCGAATTGCGCCGCCAGGAAAAGCCCTACAAGCGCATCATCATCGCCGGTGGCGGCAGCATAGGTGCGCGCCTGGCACAGACGCTGGAAAGCGATTACCGGGTCAAACTCATCGAGCACGATCTGCCGCGCTGCCAGTGGCTGTCGCAGCAGTTGCAGCGCACCACGGTGCTGCACGGTAGCGCCTCGGACCGGGAACTGCTGATCGAGGAAAGCATTGAGGCGACCGATGTGTTTCTGGCGGTCACTAATGACGATGAAGCCAACATCATGGCGTCTATGCTGGCCAAGCGAATGGGCGCGCGTACGGTGATCACCCTGATCAGCAACCCGGCCTACGCTGAGCTGGTGCAGGGCGGCGCCATCGACATTGCCATCTCGCCGCAACAGGCAACCATCGGCGCGCTGCTGACCCATGTGCGCAAGGGTGATGTGGTGGCGGTGCATTCGCTGCGCCGTGGCGCCGCAGAGGCAATGGAAGCGGTGGCCCATGGCGACGCCCAGAGCTCACAGGTGGTGGGGCGGCGTCTGGATGAACTGGCCTTGCCCTCGGGTACTGTGGTGGGCGCCGTGGTGCGTGGCGAGAACGTCATCATCGCCCACGACAGCACCGTAATCGAAGACGGCGACCATCTGATTGTGTTTGTGCCAGACCAGCGTGATGTGCCCGCGGTGGAACGGCTGTTCCAGGTGGGGCTGACCTTTTTGCTGTGA
- a CDS encoding glycine cleavage system protein R: MTTPLVITVMSADKPGLVESLAQAINQHGGNWLESRMARMAGQFAGILRVDIDSDKVEALRVELDGLTHLGINVQVAVSGLADAPEQQTLLLNLVGNDRPGIVHEVSQVLASHGVNVESLETECVPAPMSADLLFKAEAQLGVYPQTDLDALRDALENLADDLMVELQDLPHPQ, encoded by the coding sequence ATGACCACCCCGCTCGTGATCACCGTAATGTCCGCCGACAAACCTGGCCTGGTTGAAAGCCTGGCTCAGGCCATCAATCAGCACGGCGGCAACTGGCTGGAAAGCCGCATGGCCCGTATGGCCGGTCAATTTGCCGGGATTTTGCGTGTTGATATCGACAGCGACAAGGTTGAGGCGCTGCGCGTAGAGCTGGATGGGCTTACCCACCTGGGCATCAACGTACAAGTGGCCGTCAGCGGCCTGGCCGATGCGCCGGAGCAGCAAACACTGCTGCTCAACCTGGTCGGTAACGACCGCCCCGGTATTGTGCACGAAGTATCTCAGGTGCTGGCCAGCCACGGCGTTAACGTCGAATCGCTGGAAACCGAGTGCGTACCCGCGCCGATGAGCGCCGACCTGTTGTTCAAGGCCGAAGCGCAGCTGGGCGTGTACCCGCAGACCGACCTGGATGCGCTGCGCGATGCACTGGAGAATCTGGCGGATGACCTGATGGTCGAACTGCAGGACCTGCCCCATCCCCAGTAG
- the rppH gene encoding RNA pyrophosphohydrolase produces MIDPDGFRPNVGIILTNELGQVLWARRIGQDSWQFPQGGIQRNESPEQALYRELHEEVGLLPEDVEILACTRGWLRYRLPQRLIRNHSQPICVGQKQKWFLLRLTAEEHRVCMTKTAKPEFDGWRWVSYWYPLGQVVPFKRDVYRRAMKELAPRLLTSLPGC; encoded by the coding sequence GTGATTGACCCCGATGGTTTCAGACCCAATGTAGGCATCATCCTGACCAATGAGTTGGGGCAGGTGCTTTGGGCCAGGCGTATCGGGCAGGACTCCTGGCAGTTCCCGCAGGGCGGCATTCAGCGCAATGAGAGCCCCGAGCAGGCGCTGTACCGTGAGTTGCACGAAGAAGTAGGCCTGTTGCCTGAAGATGTGGAAATCCTGGCGTGTACCCGAGGCTGGTTGCGTTACCGCCTGCCGCAGCGGCTGATCCGCAATCATTCGCAACCGATCTGCGTGGGCCAGAAGCAGAAGTGGTTTTTGCTGCGCCTGACCGCAGAGGAACACCGGGTTTGCATGACCAAGACCGCAAAACCGGAGTTCGATGGCTGGCGTTGGGTCAGTTACTGGTATCCTTTGGGGCAGGTGGTTCCATTCAAGCGTGATGTCTACCGGCGGGCCATGAAAGAGCTGGCGCCCCGGCTGCTCACCAGTCTTCCGGGTTGTTGA